In the Haliaeetus albicilla chromosome 7, bHalAlb1.1, whole genome shotgun sequence genome, one interval contains:
- the MDH1 gene encoding malate dehydrogenase, cytoplasmic produces MGEPIRVLVTGAAGQIAYSLLYSIAKGDVFGKEQPLILVLLDITPMMTVLEGVVMELQDCALPLLREVIPTDKEEVAFKDLDIAILVGSMPRREGMERKDLLKANVKIFKSQGAALDKYAKKTVKVVVVGNPANTNCLIASKSAPSIPKENFSCLTRLDHNRAKSQIALKLGVTANDVKNVIIWGNHSSTQYPDVNHAKVNVKGKEVGVYEAIKDDSWLKGDFILTVQQRGAAVIKARKLSSAMSAAKAICDHVRDIWFGTPAGEFVSMGVISDGNSYGVPEDLLYSFPVVIKDKTWKFVEGLPINDFSREKMDLTAKELTEEKETAVEFLSSA; encoded by the exons GGTGAACCTATCAGAGTCCTGGTGACTGGAGCTGCTGGGCAAATTGCTTACTCGCTGCTGTACAGCATTGCCAAGGGAGATGTCTTCGGCAAAGAACAG cCTCTTATTCTTGTGCTGCTGGATATCACCCCCATGATGACTGTATTGGAAGGTGTAGTGATGGAGCTGCAGGACTGTGCCCTACCGCTGCTGAGAG agGTCATTCCAACAGACAAGGAGGAAGTTGCATTCAAAGACCTTGACATAGCAATTCTGGTTGGCTCCATGCCAAGGAGAGAGGGCATGGAGAGGAAGGATTTACTCAAAGCAAATGTGAAAATTTTCAAGTCTCAGGGTGCAGCCTTGGACAAGTATGCCAAAAAGACTGTCAAG gtTGTGGTAGTTGGGAATCCAGCAAATACTAACTGCCTGATTGCATCAAAGTCAGCCCCATCAATACCAAAGGAAAACTTCAGCTGCTTAACTCGTTTGGATCACAACAGAGCTAAATCTCAG ATTGCTCTGAAACTTGGTGTGACTGCTAATGATGTGAAGAATGTCATCATCTGGGGCAACCATTCCTCCACTCAATATCCAGATGTTAATCATGCAAAGGTAaatgtgaaaggaaaggaagttgGAGTTTATGAAGCTATAAAAGATGACAGCTGGCTGAAGGGAGACTTTATCCTG ACCGTTCAGCAACGTGGAGCAGCTGTTATTAAGGCTAGGAAGCTGTCCAGTGCAATGTCAGCTGCCAAAGCTATCTGCGATCATGTGAGGGACATCTGGTTTGGCACTCCAGCG GGTGAATTTGTTTCCATGGGAGTAATTTCTGATGGCAATTCTTACGGTGTTCCTGAAGACCTGCTGTATTCATTCCCTGTTGTGATCAAG gaCAAGACTTGGAAGTTTGTTGAGGGACTTCCTATTAATGATTTTTCTCGTGAGAAGATGGATCTGACTGCTAAGGAGttaactgaagaaaaggagACTGCTGTGGAATTCCTCTCCAGTGCATGA